From Erigeron canadensis isolate Cc75 chromosome 8, C_canadensis_v1, whole genome shotgun sequence, one genomic window encodes:
- the LOC122579466 gene encoding uncharacterized protein LOC122579466 produces MDWFSWLSKTHLEPPYINEYAKTFSNNQLEEEDISYFNHEFLQSMGISIAKHRLEILKLSKKSSSTSHPMAKLMLVFKKTKRTLANLVRTWVHRNDSAMVMVKRRTYSSRWKGAMVKRSNRLVMNKQWSGTLLLTNGYRPVVKSNNGGAKVNSFSSPLVYDIQHDEKKENGNEYKEEDLYSDYEDGNDGDEYWSTNKGGEDIKWDAMFQNLKPT; encoded by the coding sequence ATGGACTGGTTTTCATGGTTATCAAAAACACACCTTGAACCTCCATACATTAACGAATATGCAAAAACCTTCTCCAATAACCAACTCGAAGAAGAGGACATTTCATATTTCAACCATGAATTCCTTCAAAGTATGGGAATTTCCATAGCCAAACATAGGCTAGAGATCCTTAAACTCTCTAAAAAGTCATCATCCACTTCACACCCAATGGCTAAACTAATGCTAGTTTTCAAGAAAACCAAGAGAACATTGGCTAACTTGGTTCGAACATGGGTGCACCGCAATGATTCGGCTATGGTTATGGTCAAAAGAAGGACTTACAGCTCAAGATGGAAAGGTGCCATGGTTAAGAGAAGTAATAGGTTGGTTATGAACAAACAATGGTCCGGAACTCTTTTGCTAACTAATGGATATCGGCCCGTTGTTAAATCTAATAATGGTGGTGCTAAAGTTAATAGCTTTTCGAGCCCTTTGGTTTACGATATCCAACATGATGAAAAGAAGGAAAATGGTAATGAGtataaagaagaagatttatATAGTGATTATGAAGATGGTAATGATGGTGATGAATATTGGTCTACTAATAAAGGCGGTGAAGACATCAAATGGGATGCCATGTTTCAAAACTTGAAGCCTACTTAG
- the LOC122610708 gene encoding amino acid transporter AVT6E-like: protein MGSQERAVQNNSITTNDRQEEDDNNDYSNENSHSGFYGAVFNLVTTVIGAGIMALPATMKVLGLIVGVILILLMGIITEVSVEMLIRYSVHCNAKSYGEVVQHALGTPGRIISELFIIMNNAGVLVVYMIIIGDVMSGSDRHVGVLDQWFGKGFWDERRLVMLIVLVVCLAPLCALDRIESLSMTSGVSVALAVLFVMVTITVAFIMILENKIGRPRLFPDISSEKAIIDLLVVIPIMSNAYVCHFNIQPIYNELEGRSPKKMNKVGRVTTIICVFIYWATAVSGYLLFGDKTESDVLTNFDKPLGIRFSTGLNYIVRVGYILHLVLVFPVIHFSLRQTIDALAFSGREPLTEDKKRCLLLTCAILIIVFMVATLIPSIWTAFKFTGAVTAISLAFTFPALIALRFNHTGSLTLTSREKIFAWIMLVLAVIISIVGVFANIYGLQSGSRE, encoded by the coding sequence ATGGGAAGTCAAGAAAGAGCGGTACAAAACAATTCTATAACAACAAATGATAGACAAGAGGAAGATGACAACAATGATTATTCAAACGAAAACTCGCATTCTGGGTTCTACGGTGCCGTGTTTAATCTAGTCACAACGGTTATCGGGGCTGGAATCATGGCATTACCCGCCACAATGAAAGTCCTAGGATTAATTGTCGGAgttattttgatattattaaTGGGCATTATAACCGAAGTTAGCGTCGAAATGCTGATTAGATACTCTGTTCATTGTAATGCCAAATCGTACGGAGAGGTTGTGCAACATGCTTTAGGTACACCCGGGAGGATCATTAGTgaactttttataattatgaaCAACGCCGGTGTGTTGGTCGTTTACATGATTATTATAGGTGATGTTATGTCGGGATCTGATCGTCATGTTGGTGTTTTAGATCAATGGTTTGGTAAAGGTTTTTGGGATGAAAGACGACTAGTTATGTTAATCGTATTAGTCGTTTGTCTTGCACCGCTTTGTGCGTTGGACCGAATTGAATCGTTGAGTATGACTTCGGGCGTTTCTGTAGCTCTTGCTGTTCTTTTCGTGATGGTTACTATTACCGTTGCGTTTATTATGATACTTGAAAATAAAATCGGTCGTCCTAGACTGTTTCCCGATATTAGTTCAGAAAAAGCTATTATAGATCTTCTAGTTGTGATCCCGATCATGTCGAATGCATATGTTTGTCACTTTAATATTCAACCGATTTATAACGAGTTAGAAGGTCGTTCCCCTAAGAAAATGAACAAAGTTGGACGAGTCACGACTATTATATGCGTGTTCATCTATTGGGCTACCGCGGTATCTGGCTATCTTTTATTCGGTGACAAGACTGAATCCGATGTGCTTACAAATTTCGATAAGCCTCTTGGGATACGTTTTAGTACCGGATTGAACTACATTGTTCGTGTGGGTTATATTCTACATTTGGTTCTCGTGTTTCCCGTGATTCATTTCTCGTTAAGGCAAACCATCGATGCATTGGCTTTTAGTGGTCGGGAACCACTAACCGAGGACAAGAAGAGGTGTTTATTGTTAACGTGCGCGATTTTGATAATTGTATTCATGGTCGCGACCCTAATCCCTAGCATATGGACCGCTTTTAAGTTTACGGGTGCAGTTACAGCGATTTCACTGGCGTTCACTTTCCCGGCTCTTATCGCGCTACGTTTCAACCACACTGGATCGCTAACTCTTACCAGTCGAGAGAAGATATTTGCGTGGATTATGCTGGTTTTAGCCGTCATTATTAGCATTGTTGGAGTGTTTGCCAACATCTATGGTTTGCAAAGCGGATCGAGAGAATAA
- the LOC122580487 gene encoding amino acid transporter AVT6E-like — MYDYEKSKKSTKEDDDYDHSNGHKLSGVSSAVFNLATTVIGAGIMALPATLKVLGLIIGVATIILMGIITEVSMEMLIRYSAHCNAKSYGEVVQHVLGTPGRIISEIFIVLNNAGILVVYMIIIGDVMSGTGDHIGVLDQWFGKGIWDERRLVMLIVLVLCLAPLCALDRIESLSISSAVSVALAVLFVMVTIAVASVMLIKGRIDFPRLLPDISTEKAILDILVVIPIMSNAYVCHFNIQPIYNELKNPSPKKMNKVGRITTFICVTVYWLTAVSGYLLFGEKTESDVLTNFDKPLGIRYSTGLNYIIRVGYLLHLFLVFPVIHFSLRQNIDALAFKGWDPLTKSKKRCLLLTFVILTLVYLAATLIPSIWIAFKFTGSTTAVSLGFTFPALIALRLHHTGSISLTSREKLLAWMMLILAIMVSIVGVIANIYSLHSGSSE; from the coding sequence ATGTACGATTAcgaaaaatctaaaaaatccACAAAAGAGGATGATGACTATGATCATTCAAATGGACACAAACTTTCTGGAGTCTCTAGTGCCGTTTTTAATCTAGCTACGACGGTTATTGGGGCTGGAATCATGGCACTTCCAGCCACATTGAAAGTTCTTGGGTTAATTATTGGAGTTGCTACAATAATACTAATGGGTATCATAACCGAAGTTAGTATGGAAATGCTGATTAGATACTCTGCCCATTGTAATGCCAAATCGTACGGAGAGGTTGTGCAACATGTTTTAGGTACACCAGGCAGGATTATAAGTgaaatttttatagttttgaacaATGCCGGTATCTTGGTGGTTTACATGATTATTATAGGTGATGTTATGTCGGGTACTGGTGATCACATTGGTGTTTTGGATCAATGGTTTGGTAAAGGGATTTGGGATGAAAGACGACTAGTAATGTTAATCGTATTAGTCCTTTGTCTTGCCCCACTTTGTGCATTGGACCGAATTGAATCACTGAGTATTTCTTCGGCCGTTTCTGTAGCTCTTGCTGTTCTTTTCGTGATGGTAACTATTGCCGTCGCGTCTGTTATGTTAATTAAAGGTAGAATTGATTTTCCTAGACTATTACCCGATATTAGTACAGAAAAAGCAATTCTTGATATTCTAGTTGTCATCCCAATCATGTCGAACGCATATGTTTGTCACTTCAATATTCAACCGATTTACAATGAATTAAAAAATCCTTCACCAAAGAAAATGAACAAAGTTGGGAGGATCACGACTTTTATATGTGTTACGGTGTATTGGCTAACCGCGGTATCAGGCTATCTTTTATTTGGGGAGAAGACTGAGTCCGACGTGCTTACAAATTTTGATAAGCCTCTTGGGATTCGTTATAGTACCGGTTTGAACTACATTATTCGTGTGGGTTATCTTCTCCATTTGTTTCTCGTGTTCCCCGTGATTCATTTCTCGTTAAGGCAGAACATTGATGCATTGGCTTTTAAAGGATGGGACCCGCTAACCAAGAGCAAGAAGAGGTGCTTATTgttaacatttgtgattttgacACTTGTGTACTTAGCAGCAACCCTGATCCCGAGTATATGGATCGCGTTTAAGTTTACGGGTTCAACCACAGCTGTCTCACTTGGGTTCACTTTCCCGGCTCTTATAGCGCTACGGTTGCACCACACTGGATCAATTAGTCTTACGAGTCGAGAGAAGTTGTTGGCATGGATGATGTTGATTCTAGCCATCATGGTTAGCATTGTTGGAGTGATTGCCAACATATATAGTTTGCATAGCGGTTCAAGTGAATGa
- the LOC122579072 gene encoding protein NUCLEAR FUSION DEFECTIVE 4-like, protein MQSVKAGTRPPWVGFAAAVWVGIAAGNSYCFPLYSHSLKSVLGYSQQQLTVLGVANDFGENTGILPGIACNYFPPWVVLLVGVFSSFFGYGVIWLAISQTVVNLPYWVLWIALVLAANSSAWLGTAVLVTNLRNFPLSRGTVAGLLKGYIALSAAVFTEVCTMLLNGSESSIVLVFTLGIPIICLALMYYVRPCTPSDEIDPSENTHFLFTQGTSLLLAIFLLTTTILKNSLNLNNTISYTFIAIMVVLLLSPLAIPIKMTLFPARKKLLRPVESSDSLDSKSDPLLTPSSSNTNLTSFRENEEVSEVNMLLAVGEGAVKLKKRRPRRGEDFSFREAVVKADFWLLWTAYFLGVGSGVTVLNNLAQIGSSLGFNDTNTLLSLFSFCNFLGRLGGGAVSEYFVRLNAIPRTFWTMVTQIIMVLTYLLYASALDGTLYAATALLGTCYGVQIAIMISTSSELFGLRNFGIIFNFMQLGNPLGALLFSGMLAGYIYDAEEARQGSTTCMGPACFRFTFLVLACVCGLGTILSLILTLRIRPVYQMLYAGGSFRLPQSTVR, encoded by the exons ATGCAATCCGTAAAAGCAGGAACACGGCCACCGTGGGTAGGCTTTGCGGCCGCCGTGTGGGTCGGAATAGCTGCCGGAAACTCATACTGTTTTCCACTATATTCACATTCATTGAAATCAGTACTGGGATATTCACAACAACAACTAACAGTACTTGGAGTTGCAAATGATTTTGGAGAAAATACAGGAATACTTCCAGGCATTGCGTGTAACTATTTCCCTCCATGGGTTGTTCTTCTTGTTggtgttttttcttctttctttggtTATGGTGTTATCTGGCTTGCTATTTCTCAGACTGTTGTCAACTTGCCTTATTGGGTT CTATGGATTGCGCTTGTGCTAGCAGCCAACAGCAGTGCATGGTTAGGTACAGCGGTTCTGGTTACAAATCTAAGAAATTTCCCTCTAAGTCGTGGTACAGTAGCTGGCCTACTAAAAGGCTACATTGCCCTTAGTGCTGCGGTTTTCACAGAAGTATGCACCATGTTACTTAATGGGTCAGAATCGTCGATTGTGCTTGTGTTCACATTAGGTATACCCATAATATGTCTTGCCTTAATGTACTATGTTCGCCCGTGCACTCCTTCTGATGAAATTGACCCATCGGAGAACACTCACTTTCTTTTCACCCAAGGGACCAGTCTCTTACTTGCAATCTTTCttttaacaacaacaatactaAAAAACTCCTTAAACCTAAATAATACCATCTCCTACACATTTATTGCAATAATGGTGGTTCTTTTATTGTCACCACTTGCAATCCCAATCAAAATGACCCTATTTCCAGCTCGCAAGAAGCTTCTCCGGCCGGTTGAGTCTTCAGACAGCCTGGATTCAAAATCAGATCCATTGTTAACGCCATCATCTTCAAACACGAATCTTACAAGTTTTCGAGAAAATGAAGAAGTGTCAGAGGTGAATATGCTTCTTGCTGTTGGTGAAGGGGCGGTGAAATTGAAGAAAAGAAGACCTAGAAGAGGGGAGGATTTTAGTTTTCGCGAAGCTGTTGTGAAGGCCGATTTTTGGCTTCTATGGACGGCTTACTTTCTTGGTGTTGGGTCTGGAGTCACGGTTTTAAACAATTTGGCTCAAATTGGATCTTCACTTGGTTTTAATGATACAAACACACTGTTGAGCCTATTCAGTTTCTGCAATTTTCTTGGCCGGCTTGGTGGTGGTGCGGTTTCTGAATATTTTGTAAG GTTAAATGCGATCCCAAGGACATTTTGGACAATGGTAACACAAATTATTATGGTGCTAACGTATCTTTTATATGCATCGGCTCTAGATGGAACTCTATATGCTGCAACAGCATTACTTGGAACATGTTATGGTGTTCAAATTGCTATTATGATCTCGACATCCTCTGAGCTTTTCGGGTTGAGAAACTTTGGGATTATATTCAATTTTATGCAGTTAGGAAACCCTCTGGGTGCACTTCTATTTTCTGGTATGCTCGCAGGTTACATTTATGATGCAGAGGAAGCTAGGCAAGGTTCAACCACTTGTATGGGTCCTGCTTGTTTTCGGTTCACGTTCCTTGTTCTTGCTTGTGTATGTGGTTTAGGGACTATTTTGAGCTTAATTTTAACCCTTAGAATTCGACCCGTTTACCAAATGCTTTATGCTGGTGGGTCATTTCGTTTGCCTCAAAGCACTGTCCGCTAA